The sequence below is a genomic window from Actinokineospora baliensis.
GGGCCACCCCCAGGCAGTCGCGCAGACGGATGAGACCGTCGCGCAGTCGAGTCTTGATCGTCCCCAGCGGCGTGTCGAGCAGTTCCGCCACCTCGCGGTAGGTCAACCCGCGGTAGTACGCCAGTTCCACCGACTCGCGCTGCAGGTCGGTCAGCGAGGACAGGCACCGGCGCACCTGCTCGTGCTCGAGCCGGGTGCCGACCTGCTCGGCCACCTCGTCGAAGGGCCTGCTGGTCTCCCGCCGGTAGGCGCGGTCCTCGCGGTCGGTGGCCGACTGCGACGAGCGCACCCTGTCCACCGCCCGCCGGTGCGCCAGGGTCATCACCCAGGTCATCGCGCTGCCCCGCTCCGGGCTGAACCGCGCCGCGGTCCGCCACAGCTCCAGCAGCACCTCCTGGGTCACCTCCTCCGACTGCGCCGGGTCCCGCACGATCCGCCGCACCAGGCCGAACACCGGCGCCGACACCTGGTCGTAGAGCCGCTCGAACGCGCCCTCGTCGCCCCGGGCGACCTGCTGCAACAACGCTTCCGCGTCCGGTGGGCGCGTCTCATCCGAAGCACCACCACCCGCGATCCGCCGAACCCGCTCGGCCATGCACACCCGCTCTCGTCGACCAGCCCCGCGAGGACCCGCGCCCGCACGTCGTCGGTCATTCGGGGCGACCCGCCCTGCCGGATTGGCGCCGCGCCCGCCCTGACCGGCGCGGACAGCCCGCCGCCGACCAGCACTGTCCCACGGAGTAGGAGCGCGCGGGGGTGGCTTGCGCGCAGGCGGGCCCGCTGCCACGCTGTGCCGCGTGTTGAAGCGCGCCATCTCCGACCGCCGGGGTCACGTCGACCTCGGCTTGGTCGCGAGCGCGCTCTGTCCGTGCCGCTGATCCAGCCCATCCGCCGACCCGGGTCTCCCCGGGCCGCGCCCGCTGTGTTCACCGCCACCGAAGGACACCCCCGGCCATGTTCGCCGTTCCGCCCAACACCATCGCGCTCGCCGCGACCCCGGCCGCCGCGCACCCCGTGCTCACCGCCCGCCGCTATGCCCAGGACCGCGCCAGGTGGGCGGCCCTGCTGCGCTACGACCCGGCCGAGCGGTTCGCCGCCCTCGTCGAGCGGGTCAACGGCCAGGAGATCTGGCTGATGAGCTGGCTGCCCGGCCAGCACACCGACCTGCACGACCACAGCACCGCGACCGGCGCGTTCACCGTGGTCTCCGGGACCCTGACCGAGCGGGTCGCCGCACCGCACCGGCCAGCCGAGGTGCTGCACACGCTGGTCGAGGGGCAGTCGCGGGTGTTCGGGCCTGGTTACGTGCACCAGGTGGGCAATGACTCGGCGGATCCCGCGGTGAGCATTCACGTCTATCGGGCCGCCCGCCCGGCGATGCGTCAGTACCGGATCGACCCGGTTACGGGACCGCGGCGGTTGCCCGAGCGGTGATGTGTG
It includes:
- a CDS encoding cysteine dioxygenase, producing the protein MFAVPPNTIALAATPAAAHPVLTARRYAQDRARWAALLRYDPAERFAALVERVNGQEIWLMSWLPGQHTDLHDHSTATGAFTVVSGTLTERVAAPHRPAEVLHTLVEGQSRVFGPGYVHQVGNDSADPAVSIHVYRAARPAMRQYRIDPVTGPRRLPER
- a CDS encoding sigma-70 family RNA polymerase sigma factor, translated to MAERVRRIAGGGASDETRPPDAEALLQQVARGDEGAFERLYDQVSAPVFGLVRRIVRDPAQSEEVTQEVLLELWRTAARFSPERGSAMTWVMTLAHRRAVDRVRSSQSATDREDRAYRRETSRPFDEVAEQVGTRLEHEQVRRCLSSLTDLQRESVELAYYRGLTYREVAELLDTPLGTIKTRLRDGLIRLRDCLGVAR